In Helianthus annuus cultivar XRQ/B chromosome 9, HanXRQr2.0-SUNRISE, whole genome shotgun sequence, the following are encoded in one genomic region:
- the LOC110874684 gene encoding uncharacterized protein LOC110874684: protein MLYFICFRVSSQLFAYILFFLFPFACRFLSFVLRFATSKVLLLGTKSMDELNIFKELEKDVERDLEEEIKDDIYRLALRLHRLYQHQKERHTSDSSEPHMKEQHAKNKILSELNINIRMENGTKIEIKETKDGIRSPRLTSANIKRAAAPAPQKKKFNWESTLRSEPLVKSDQYTKPKSDEKDVKKVAKSNSVLAQRMENIPTKKNPLKVGSRNKNIWAP from the exons ATGCTATATTTCATATGTTTTCGTGTGTCATCTCAACTTTTTGcctatatattattttttttatttccttTTGCTTGCAGGTTTTTATCTTTTGTGCTTCGATTCGCTACATCAAAAGTACTTCTACTAG GTACTAAGTCCATGGATGAACTCAACATCTTCAAAGAACTAGAAAAGGATGTGGAGAGAGATTTAGAAGAAGAGATCAAAGACGATATTTATCGTCTTGCTTTGAGGCTTCATCGACTGTATCAACACCAGAAGGAGAGGCACACAAGTGACTCATCTGAACCTCACATGAAAGAACAACATGCAAAGAATAAGATACTCTCAGAGCTCAACATAAACATACGGATGGAAAACGGTACCAAAATAGAGATAAAAGAGACCAAGGATGGAATACGCAGTCCTCGTTTGACATCAGCGAACATCAAACGAGCAGcggctccagctcctcagaaaaAGAAGTTCAACTGGGAAAGCACCCTTCGATCAGAACCACTTGTAAAAAGTGACCAGTATACTAAACCAAAATCTGATGAAAAAGATGTTAAGAAAGTTGCAAAAAGTAATTCGGTCCTGGCACAGAGGATGGAGAACATACCAACCAAGAAGAATCCACTCAAAGTTGGTTCCAGAAATAAAAATATTTGGGCTCCTTAA